From the Oryzihumus leptocrescens genome, one window contains:
- a CDS encoding carbon-nitrogen family hydrolase, whose amino-acid sequence MRIAVIQLAYGDEESVEQRTERVAALVRTQAGHDLVVLPELWSAGGFDYPAWEQRAQAVDGPVAQAMATAARDAGVMLHAGSIVERPADGQRGPEGKDLWNTSLVFDRDGDLVAAYRKIHRFGFGAGEPKLMEAGDRLALVDVPDSAGGPAARAALSTCYDLRFPELYRAQVDAGATMFVIPAAWPMARVRHWTLLAHARAIEDQCVVVACNTAGTHAGHEMGGHSQVVLPTGDVLAVAGSGEQVLSVEVDMTVVDDYRESFPVLRDRRLPFQRA is encoded by the coding sequence ATGCGCATTGCCGTGATCCAGCTGGCCTACGGCGACGAGGAGAGCGTCGAGCAACGCACCGAGAGGGTCGCCGCCCTGGTGCGCACGCAGGCCGGACACGACCTGGTCGTCCTGCCGGAGCTGTGGTCGGCGGGCGGGTTCGACTACCCGGCGTGGGAGCAGCGGGCCCAGGCCGTCGACGGCCCGGTGGCGCAGGCCATGGCGACCGCGGCCCGCGACGCCGGCGTCATGCTCCACGCCGGCTCGATCGTGGAACGCCCGGCCGACGGCCAGCGCGGGCCCGAGGGCAAGGACCTGTGGAACACCTCGCTGGTGTTCGACCGTGACGGTGACCTCGTCGCGGCATACCGCAAGATCCACCGGTTCGGCTTCGGCGCCGGGGAGCCCAAGCTGATGGAGGCCGGCGACCGGCTGGCCCTGGTCGACGTGCCCGACAGCGCCGGCGGCCCGGCGGCCCGCGCGGCCCTGTCCACCTGCTACGACCTGCGCTTCCCCGAGCTCTACCGCGCCCAGGTCGACGCCGGCGCGACGATGTTCGTCATCCCCGCCGCCTGGCCGATGGCCCGGGTGCGCCACTGGACCCTGCTGGCCCACGCCCGGGCGATCGAGGACCAGTGCGTCGTCGTCGCGTGCAACACCGCCGGCACCCACGCCGGGCACGAGATGGGCGGCCACAGCCAGGTGGTCCTTCCCACAGGCGATGTGCTGGCCGTGGCGGGAAGCGGGGAGCAGGTGCTCAGCGTTGAGGTCGACATGACTGTCGTCGACGACTACCGCGAGAGCTTCCCGGTCCTGCGTGACCGCCGACTGCCGTTCCAGCGCGCATGA
- a CDS encoding MarR family winged helix-turn-helix transcriptional regulator yields MAISHEAANQLGADLVRVMKLFQAMRQHAPRLHPAVDATAYPVLFTLESGPKRVSTLAECVHSDVSTVSRQASMLAQHDLVEKLPDPDDRRAAMLSLTPAGTALIERLRTQRGEWFRSMLQDWSETEAEQFTAQLDRFAGALESSRDQMIKHFADAMSGVHTTASKEQ; encoded by the coding sequence ATGGCGATCAGCCATGAGGCCGCCAACCAGCTCGGCGCGGACCTCGTCCGGGTCATGAAGCTCTTCCAGGCCATGCGCCAGCACGCCCCGCGGCTGCACCCGGCCGTGGACGCCACCGCCTACCCGGTGCTGTTCACGCTCGAGAGCGGCCCGAAGCGGGTCTCCACGCTGGCCGAGTGCGTGCACTCGGACGTGTCCACGGTCAGCCGGCAGGCCTCGATGCTGGCCCAGCACGACCTGGTCGAGAAGCTTCCCGACCCGGACGACCGGCGGGCGGCGATGCTGTCGCTGACCCCGGCCGGCACAGCCCTCATCGAGCGGCTCCGCACCCAACGGGGGGAGTGGTTCCGCAGCATGCTGCAGGACTGGAGCGAGACCGAGGCCGAGCAGTTCACCGCGCAGCTCGACCGGTTCGCGGGGGCGCTGGAGTCCTCACGCGACCAGATGATCAAGCACTTCGCCGACGCCATGAGTGGCGTCCACACCACAGCCAGCAAGGAGCAGTAA
- a CDS encoding cytochrome c oxidase assembly protein, producing MATPKSDPQTPARAPLALVVVAALAVAVPAAVLGGAVAAPVPGLPDPGALVRWGVVLVRVVHDLAAALTVGLLVLAAFIVPESHSTSRRLTATRWAAVSATVWAVAGLVGLVFSFADLAGVRVSDPGFGEELQTFVFSIDVLRAAAISIGLVLVVATGAALARTRAAMVALALLSLLAVLPLALAGHAAGSTDHDTAVNSLGAHLVGAVLWVGGLLGLVVLRPLLGRALPVSVRRYSTLAGWCFATVAVSGALNAWLRVGSLSGLASTYGALVIGKTVALVLLGLAGWQQRRRVVGRLGADPAASGLFARLALGELVVMGAAFGLATALSRSAPPVPQAAEGNVSPALSLTGYPAPPMPVAPDAWLTVWRVEWLWLSLALVAVGLYLAGVVRLRRRGDRWPLGRTVLWVSGWLVFLYCTQGAPMVYGMVLFSAHMTYHMVVSMAVPILLVLGAPVTLALRALPARPDKTLGPRELLLGLVHSRYLGVLGNPVVAAAIFFGSLVLFYFTPLFELSLRTHTGHVLMTVHFLLAGYLFAWVLVGVDPGPRRWPPSMRLLVLFATISFHAFFGVALTTGSTLLAPDFFHQLHLLGGEQLLADQRNGGAIAWAVGELPTLILALLVAAAWVRSDTAEATRRDRQADRDDDAELKAYNARLAAASAAHSRSARPGTTAPAPEPAAEPDPAAPTQGD from the coding sequence ATGGCCACCCCGAAGTCCGACCCGCAGACGCCCGCCCGGGCACCGCTGGCGCTCGTCGTCGTCGCGGCGCTCGCGGTCGCCGTCCCCGCGGCGGTCCTCGGTGGCGCCGTGGCCGCGCCCGTGCCCGGGCTGCCCGACCCGGGCGCCCTGGTGCGCTGGGGTGTCGTCCTCGTGCGGGTCGTCCACGACCTGGCGGCCGCCCTGACGGTGGGCCTGCTCGTGCTGGCCGCGTTCATCGTGCCGGAGTCGCACAGCACCTCCCGGCGGCTGACCGCGACCCGCTGGGCGGCCGTGTCCGCGACCGTCTGGGCGGTCGCCGGGCTGGTCGGACTCGTCTTCTCCTTCGCCGACCTGGCCGGTGTGCGGGTCAGCGACCCCGGCTTCGGGGAGGAGCTGCAGACCTTCGTCTTCAGCATCGACGTGCTGCGCGCCGCCGCGATCAGCATCGGCCTCGTGCTGGTCGTGGCCACCGGCGCGGCGCTGGCCCGGACCCGTGCGGCGATGGTGGCGCTGGCCCTGCTCAGCCTGCTCGCCGTGCTGCCGCTGGCCCTGGCCGGGCACGCGGCCGGGTCCACCGACCACGACACGGCGGTCAACTCCCTGGGGGCGCACCTGGTCGGCGCGGTGCTGTGGGTGGGAGGCCTGCTCGGCCTGGTCGTGCTGCGCCCGCTGCTCGGCAGGGCGCTGCCGGTCAGCGTGCGGCGCTACTCCACCCTGGCGGGCTGGTGCTTCGCCACCGTGGCCGTCTCGGGCGCGCTCAACGCGTGGCTGCGGGTCGGCTCGCTCAGCGGGCTGGCCTCCACCTACGGCGCGCTCGTCATCGGCAAGACCGTGGCGCTGGTGCTGCTCGGCCTGGCCGGCTGGCAGCAGCGGCGCCGCGTCGTCGGCCGGCTCGGCGCCGACCCGGCCGCCAGCGGCCTCTTCGCCCGTCTCGCCCTCGGTGAGCTGGTGGTCATGGGTGCGGCCTTCGGCCTGGCCACCGCCCTCTCCCGCAGCGCCCCGCCGGTGCCGCAGGCCGCGGAGGGCAACGTCTCGCCCGCCCTGTCCCTCACCGGCTACCCGGCACCGCCGATGCCCGTGGCCCCGGACGCATGGCTCACCGTCTGGCGGGTCGAGTGGCTGTGGCTGTCGCTCGCTCTCGTGGCCGTCGGCCTCTACCTCGCGGGCGTGGTCCGGCTGCGGCGCCGCGGTGACCGCTGGCCCCTCGGCCGCACGGTCCTGTGGGTGTCCGGGTGGCTCGTGTTCCTCTACTGCACGCAGGGCGCCCCGATGGTCTACGGGATGGTGCTCTTCTCGGCGCACATGACCTACCACATGGTCGTCTCCATGGCGGTCCCGATCCTGCTGGTGCTGGGCGCCCCGGTGACCCTGGCGCTGCGCGCCCTGCCGGCCCGCCCCGACAAGACCCTCGGGCCCCGCGAGCTGCTGCTGGGACTGGTCCACTCGCGATACCTGGGCGTGCTGGGCAACCCGGTGGTCGCGGCAGCCATCTTCTTCGGCAGCCTCGTCCTCTTCTACTTCACGCCGCTGTTCGAGCTGTCCCTGCGGACGCACACCGGGCACGTGCTCATGACCGTGCACTTCCTGCTGGCCGGCTACCTGTTCGCGTGGGTGCTCGTCGGGGTGGACCCCGGCCCGCGGCGGTGGCCGCCGTCCATGCGGCTGCTGGTCCTGTTCGCGACGATCTCGTTCCACGCGTTCTTCGGGGTCGCGCTGACCACGGGATCCACGCTGCTCGCGCCCGACTTCTTCCACCAGCTGCACCTGCTCGGTGGGGAGCAGCTGCTGGCCGACCAGCGCAACGGCGGCGCCATCGCCTGGGCCGTCGGCGAGCTGCCGACGCTCATCCTCGCCCTGCTCGTCGCGGCCGCCTGGGTGCGCTCGGACACCGCCGAGGCCACGCGGCGCGACCGGCAGGCCGACCGCGACGACGACGCCGAGCTGAAGGCGTACAACGCCCGGCTGGCCGCCGCCAGTGCCGCGCACTCCCGCTCCGCCCGTCCGGGCACCACCGCGCCCGCACCGGAGCCAGCCGCCGAACCCGACCCCGCAGCCCCGACCCAGGGAGACTGA
- a CDS encoding maleylpyruvate isomerase family mycothiol-dependent enzyme, translating into MPMHPAAPSDLHGLVEAFAQTAQAVVDLGRSCSEEDFARETECPGWTIKDQISHVAGVEAWLEGHRDPKVDVPPYEHVRNELGQKVESAVEVRRGRSGHDVLSELEHVLPQRLATLRSPGLTDSSIIPGPFGPERAATVALMRAFDVWAHEQDIRTALKRPGNLDSPAAAVFVNAALIQLPKLVARRAGLEPGSTVILDVTGPVVARAGVRVDTGDDGRPHGHAMFTGEHVDETVPHLEGPTVSISMSTDAFTRRAAGRRAVADTAYTVVGDEAMARRVLEALVVTH; encoded by the coding sequence ATGCCCATGCACCCGGCAGCACCCTCCGACCTGCACGGCCTCGTCGAGGCGTTCGCCCAGACGGCCCAGGCCGTGGTCGACCTCGGCCGCTCGTGCAGCGAGGAGGACTTCGCCCGCGAGACCGAGTGCCCGGGCTGGACGATCAAGGACCAGATCTCCCACGTGGCCGGCGTCGAGGCCTGGCTGGAGGGACACCGCGACCCCAAGGTCGACGTGCCGCCGTACGAGCACGTCCGCAACGAGCTCGGCCAGAAGGTCGAGTCCGCGGTCGAGGTGCGCCGCGGTCGCAGCGGCCACGACGTGCTCTCCGAGCTCGAGCACGTCCTGCCCCAGCGCCTCGCGACGCTGCGCAGCCCCGGGCTGACCGACTCCAGCATCATCCCCGGGCCGTTCGGTCCCGAGCGCGCGGCCACCGTCGCCCTCATGCGGGCCTTCGACGTCTGGGCGCACGAGCAGGACATCCGCACCGCGCTCAAGCGCCCGGGCAACCTGGACTCCCCCGCGGCGGCGGTGTTCGTCAACGCCGCCCTGATCCAGCTGCCCAAGCTGGTGGCGCGCCGGGCCGGCCTCGAGCCCGGCAGCACGGTGATCCTCGACGTCACCGGCCCGGTCGTCGCGCGGGCCGGGGTGCGGGTGGACACCGGTGACGACGGCCGGCCGCACGGACACGCGATGTTCACCGGCGAGCACGTCGACGAGACCGTGCCCCACCTCGAGGGCCCCACGGTCAGCATCAGCATGTCGACCGACGCCTTCACCCGCCGCGCCGCCGGGCGGCGCGCCGTGGCGGACACGGCATACACCGTGGTCGGGGACGAGGCGATGGCCCGCCGCGTGCTCGAGGCCCTCGTCGTCACCCACTGA